Proteins from a genomic interval of Rosa chinensis cultivar Old Blush chromosome 2, RchiOBHm-V2, whole genome shotgun sequence:
- the LOC112184284 gene encoding uncharacterized protein LOC112184284, giving the protein MELKTKEQILAKALIIEQQNLIHKEKQTVERDSQGKGKAVAGSSGSRDYRGGLWKRQRLYFHHQAPARIAAAPVPIQAPPIRQVAPAAPMRCYSCNELGHLARTCPKLRPRACFRCGQTGHNARDCTRPQSGGQGNQQRALPPAPARVFAIGQRGTGVEGTLYVYNYLARVLFDTGASHSFISSSVVDVLGLTAIPLTRSLCVTSPLCVSLELSMFSDDCPIVICGREFTASLIVIPDHTIPVVSKYADVFQEIPGLPPKRVMDFSINAIPGTAPISRAPYRMAPAQLQELKVRIEGLLAQGFIRASVSPWGAPVMFVKKKDNSLRLCVDYWQLNKLRVKNEDISKTAFRTRYGHYEFLIMPFGLTNAPAAFMDLMNRTFSPYLDQCVLVFVDDILIYSKSSDEHEKHLRVVLQILRKERLYAKFEKCEFWQKEVKFLGHVVSKDEVSVDPLKVEAVMGWSRPTTVTKIRSFLGLAGYYRRFIEGFSSIASALTKLTRKDTQFVWTDECDDSSSHGKVVAYDSRQLKVHERNYPTHDLELAAVKELNMRQRRWMELIKDYDFTLEYHPGKANVVAVALSRKTRGIVASLMVQEWLMLDTVSEFDLKPTGEGQGIFLGSITLQPTLISRIIQSQTHDEFAQMVISDMILDANEEGPSEWTVGADGGLRFQLKLYVPGGDNLKEEVMREVHTQGVPRCIWTYKDSFGGLG; this is encoded by the exons ATGGAGCTGAAGACAAAGGAGCAGATTTTAGCTAAAGCCCTGATCATTGAGCAGCAGAATCTGATCCACAAGGAGAAGCAGACAGTTGAGAGAGATTCTCAGGGAAAAGGGAAGGCAGTTGCAGGGAGTAGTGGGTCCAGAGATTATAGAGGTGGGCTCTGGAAAAGACAGCGGCTTTATTTTCATCATCAGGCTCCAGCCAGGATAGCAGCAGCACCTGTCCCTATTCAGGCACCACCTATCAGGCAAGTAGCACCAGCGGCCCCTATGAGATGTTATAGCTGTAATGAGTTGGGTCATCTTGCTAGGACTTGCCCTAAACTCAGGCCTAGGGCATGTTTTCGATGCGGACAGACTGGACATAATGCCAGGGACTGTACTCGACCTCAGAGTGGGGGACAGGGTAACCAGCAGAGAGCCTTACCTCCAGCACCAGCCAGAGTCTTTGCCATCGGCCAGAGAGGCACTGGGGTGGAAGGTACCTTATATGTCTATAACTATCTTGCTAGAGTACTGTTTGATACGGGAGCCtcccactctttcatatctagttcTGTGGTAGATGTGTTGGGTTTGACTGCTATACCGCTTACTAGATCTTTGTGTGTTACATCGCCTCTTTGCGTCTCTCTTGAGCTTAGTATGTTTTCTGATGATTGTCCTATTGTAATTTGTGGTAGAGAGTTCACTGCATCTTTGATTGTGATTCCAGATCACAC GATTCCGGTAGTGTCAAAGTATGCTGATGTGTTCCAGGAGATACCAGGATTACCTCCGAAAAGGGTAATGGACTTCTCCATTAATGCGATACCAGGTACCGCACCTATATCGAGAGCACCTTATCGGATGGCTCCAGCTCAACTTCAGGAGTTGAAGGTTCGAATTGAAGGATTACTTGCGCAAGGGTTCATTAGGGCTAGTGTTTCTCCTTGGGGCGCACCAGTgatgtttgtgaagaagaaagataatTCACTCCGATTATGTGTGGATTATTGGCAGTTGAACAAG TTGAGGGTGAAGAATGAAGATATTTCTAAGACGGCATTTAGGACCAGGTATGGGCATTATGAATTTCTtatcatgccttttggtctaactaATGCACCTGCAGCATTcatggacttgatgaaccgCACATTCAGTCCTTACTTAGATCAGTGTGTGTTGGTGTTCGTTGACGACATCTTGATTTATTCAAAGTCGTCCGACGAGCATGAGAAGCATCTGAGGGTGgtgctgcagattttgagaaAAGAAAGGTTGTATGCAAAGTTTGAGAAGTGCGAATTTTGGCAAAAGGAGGtcaagttccttggtcatgtAGTTTCGAAGGATGAAGTTTCTGTGGATCCTTTGAAGGTTGAAGCAGTGATGGGTTGGAGTCGGCCCACTACCGTTACAAAGATCCGTAGTTTCCTTGGTTTGGCAGGGTACTACAGGCGATTCATTGAGGGGTTTTCTAGTATTGcttcggctttgaccaagttgacaAGGAAAGACACTCAATTTGTGTGGACGGATGAATGTGACGACAGCTCCAGT CATGGTAAGGTTGTTGCTTACGactctagacagttgaaggtgcatgagcgAAACTACCCCACTCATGATCTAGAGCTAGCTGCAGTG aaggagttgaacatgagGCAGAGAAGATGGATGGAGCTCATCAAAGATTATGATTTCACCTTGGAGTATCATCCCGGAAAGGCCAATGTAGTGGCGGTTGCTTTGAGCAGGAAAACTAGGGGAATTGTGGCATCTCTTATGGTTCAGGAGTGGCTTATGTTGGATACTGTATCTGAGTTTGACCTTAAGCCCACAGGAGAAGGACAAGGAATCTTTCTCGGTAGTATCACTCTACAGCCGACTTTGATTTCTAGGATCATTCAGAGTCAGACACATGATGAGTTCGCTCAAATGGTGATTTCTGATATGATTCTTGATGCCAACGAGGAAGGTCCCTCTGAGTGGACAGTTGGAGCTGATGGTGGTTTGAGATTTCAATTGAAATTGTATGTTCCAGGCGGTGATAACCTCAAGGAGGAGGTCATGCGGGAAGTACACACCCAGGGAGTACCAAGATGTATATGGACCTACAAAGACAGTTTTGGTGGATTGGGATGA